In Phaeobacter gallaeciensis DSM 26640, a genomic segment contains:
- a CDS encoding NADPH-dependent 2,4-dienoyl-CoA reductase: protein MTAYPKMLAPLDLGFTTLKNRVLMGSMHTGLEETKDWNRVAEFYADRARGGVALMVTGGIGPNLEGSVLPGAAMMASEQDVENHSIVTSRVHEAGGKIAMQILHAGRYSYGPKCVAPSPVKSPISPFPPNELDEGGIEKQIADIVNAAVLAQQAGYDGVEIMGSEGYFLNQFLVTHTNKRTDRWGGSYENRMRLPIEVVRRTREAVGTDFIIIYRLSMIDLVPNGSTYDEVVQLAQEVEKAGATILNTGIGWHEARIPTIATSVPRAAFAWVTKKLMGKVSIPVITSNRINTPEVAEQVLTDGCADMVSMARPMLADADFVAKAAEGKADQIAPCIACNQACLDHTFGGKLTSCLVNPRACHETELVLTPAATTKTVAIVGAGPAGLSTALAAAERGHKVTLFDRASEIGGQLNMAKQVPGKEEFWGLVDWYRTMLAQSDVTLELNREVSASDLNGFDEVVIATGVVPRDPQIPGQDRDNVVDYIDVLRHKAEVGKQVAVIGAGGIGFDVSEFLLHEGESATENLPLWMKEWGVADPAEHRAGLSPEGPQPVPPAREVTLLQRKAERHGKRLGKTTGWIHRATLKMKDVNFVGGVNYEKIDDEGLHVSFGEARENPTVIAADTVVLCSGQLSERSLADTLEAQGTACHVIGGADLAAELDAKRAINQGTRLAASL, encoded by the coding sequence ATGACTGCGTACCCGAAAATGTTGGCGCCGCTGGATCTCGGCTTTACCACGTTGAAAAACCGCGTGCTGATGGGATCCATGCACACCGGGCTTGAGGAAACCAAGGACTGGAACCGGGTGGCGGAGTTCTATGCCGACCGGGCGCGCGGTGGCGTGGCGCTGATGGTGACAGGCGGTATTGGCCCGAACCTTGAAGGTTCCGTTCTGCCTGGGGCGGCGATGATGGCCAGCGAACAGGATGTGGAAAACCACAGCATCGTCACCAGCCGCGTGCATGAGGCAGGCGGCAAGATCGCCATGCAGATCCTACATGCGGGGCGCTACTCCTACGGCCCAAAATGTGTCGCCCCCAGCCCGGTGAAATCGCCCATTTCCCCCTTCCCGCCCAATGAGCTGGACGAAGGCGGCATCGAAAAACAGATCGCGGATATCGTCAACGCCGCTGTGCTCGCGCAGCAGGCTGGCTATGATGGTGTTGAGATCATGGGCAGCGAGGGATATTTCCTCAATCAGTTCCTGGTCACCCATACCAACAAGAGGACGGATCGCTGGGGTGGATCCTATGAGAACCGGATGCGCCTGCCGATTGAGGTGGTGCGCCGCACCCGCGAGGCGGTGGGCACGGATTTCATCATCATCTATCGCCTGTCGATGATTGATCTGGTGCCCAATGGCTCCACCTACGATGAGGTGGTTCAGCTGGCGCAAGAGGTCGAGAAAGCCGGGGCGACCATTCTGAATACCGGCATCGGCTGGCATGAGGCACGGATCCCGACAATTGCCACCTCGGTCCCGCGCGCGGCCTTTGCCTGGGTCACGAAGAAGCTGATGGGCAAGGTCTCCATCCCGGTGATCACCTCAAACCGGATCAACACACCTGAGGTGGCAGAGCAGGTGCTGACCGACGGCTGTGCCGATATGGTGTCGATGGCGCGACCGATGCTGGCGGATGCGGATTTTGTGGCCAAGGCCGCCGAAGGCAAGGCCGATCAGATCGCGCCCTGCATTGCCTGCAATCAGGCCTGTCTGGATCATACCTTTGGCGGCAAGCTGACGTCCTGTCTGGTGAACCCGCGCGCCTGTCACGAGACCGAGCTGGTGCTGACGCCTGCCGCAACCACCAAGACTGTTGCCATTGTCGGTGCGGGTCCGGCGGGGCTGTCGACGGCGCTGGCGGCGGCTGAGCGCGGCCATAAGGTGACGCTGTTTGACCGGGCCAGTGAGATTGGCGGCCAGTTGAACATGGCCAAACAGGTGCCGGGCAAGGAAGAGTTCTGGGGCTTGGTGGATTGGTATCGCACCATGCTGGCCCAGAGCGATGTGACGCTGGAGCTGAACCGTGAAGTGTCGGCCAGTGATCTCAACGGGTTCGACGAGGTGGTGATTGCCACCGGCGTGGTGCCGCGCGACCCGCAGATCCCCGGTCAGGATCGTGACAATGTGGTCGATTACATCGACGTGCTGCGCCACAAGGCCGAGGTCGGCAAGCAGGTTGCGGTCATCGGCGCTGGCGGCATCGGCTTTGACGTGTCGGAATTCCTGCTGCACGAAGGTGAGAGCGCCACCGAAAACCTGCCCTTGTGGATGAAGGAATGGGGCGTTGCGGACCCCGCCGAGCACCGCGCCGGTCTGTCCCCGGAAGGGCCGCAGCCCGTTCCCCCGGCACGTGAGGTGACGCTGTTGCAGCGCAAGGCGGAGCGTCACGGCAAGCGGCTCGGCAAGACCACTGGCTGGATCCACCGCGCCACGCTGAAGATGAAGGATGTGAATTTCGTCGGCGGCGTGAACTACGAGAAGATCGACGACGAGGGCCTGCATGTCAGCTTTGGTGAGGCGCGCGAGAACCCAACCGTGATCGCGGCGGACACTGTGGTGCTGTGCTCGGGCCAGCTATCCGAGCGGTCGCTGGCGGATACGTTGGAGGCACAGGGCACCGCCTGTCATGTGATCGGCGGGGCGGATCTGGCTGCCGAACTGGACGCCAAACGGGCCATCAATCAGGGCACACGGCTGGCCGCCTCGCTCTGA
- a CDS encoding antibiotic biosynthesis monooxygenase family protein, with protein sequence MIAVIFEVEIKEGAKDRYLEIAADLKPLLQEVEGFISVERFQSLTTPGKLLSLSFWEDEEAVANWRCLSAHRAGQTEGREAVFSDYRLRVAGVLRDYGMTNRDEAPTDARAVHDSVAT encoded by the coding sequence ATGATTGCCGTTATCTTCGAGGTTGAAATCAAGGAAGGGGCGAAGGACCGTTATCTGGAGATAGCCGCCGATCTGAAACCGCTGTTGCAGGAGGTTGAGGGCTTTATTTCAGTCGAACGGTTCCAGAGCCTCACCACACCGGGCAAGCTGCTGTCGCTGTCCTTCTGGGAAGACGAGGAGGCGGTCGCCAACTGGCGCTGCCTCAGCGCCCATCGCGCAGGCCAGACCGAGGGGCGGGAGGCCGTATTCAGCGACTATCGCCTGCGGGTGGCTGGCGTGCTGCGCGACTATGGCATGACCAACCGTGATGAGGCTCCCACCGATGCCCGCGCGGTTCATGACTCTGTTGCCACGTGA
- a CDS encoding RNA pyrophosphohydrolase: protein MTPEEIAALPYRPNVGVMLINAAGDVWVGQRMDRHKDAWQMPQGGIDAGEDPRRAALRELEEETGVTPDLIEVIAESDGWLPYDLPVDVVPQFWGGKYRGQEQKWYLMRFLGRDDQVNIATDHPEFSAWCWQPVDQLVSKIVPFKREVYERVIQEFQDHL from the coding sequence ATGACACCCGAAGAAATCGCCGCCTTGCCCTATCGGCCCAATGTGGGTGTGATGCTGATCAATGCGGCAGGGGATGTCTGGGTTGGCCAGCGGATGGACCGTCACAAGGATGCCTGGCAGATGCCCCAGGGCGGCATTGATGCTGGCGAAGATCCCCGGCGCGCCGCCCTGCGTGAGCTGGAGGAAGAAACCGGCGTCACCCCTGATCTGATCGAGGTTATCGCAGAAAGCGACGGCTGGCTGCCCTATGATCTGCCGGTTGATGTGGTGCCGCAGTTCTGGGGCGGGAAATATCGCGGGCAGGAGCAGAAATGGTATCTGATGCGCTTTCTCGGGCGCGATGATCAGGTCAATATCGCCACTGATCACCCGGAATTTTCCGCCTGGTGCTGGCAACCGGTGGATCAGCTGGTGAGCAAGATCGTGCCATTCAAACGCGAGGTCTACGAACGGGTTATTCAGGAGTTTCAGGACCATCTATGA
- a CDS encoding EamA family transporter, with translation MQSRDLILTALAPVIWGSSYIVTTSLLPGQSPLLVALLRALPAGLLLMLMVRQLPPLSWVPRLLVLGALNFSIFWSLLFVAAYRLPGGVAATLGAVQPLVVLFLSALMLKTPVRAAAVLAAGLSILGVALLVLTPSAELDGIGVFAGLAGAIAMAAGVVLSRKWQPPVSLLTFTAWQLTAGGLLLIPVTLWSLPAMPQLSGENLLGLAYMSLIGGAATYVLWFRGIARLEPSVVSLLGVLSPLSAVILGWLILGEVLTAKQAIGAGLALFSLWLGQSGLRWRRRRVASI, from the coding sequence TATATTGTCACCACCAGCCTGTTGCCGGGACAGTCGCCGCTGCTGGTCGCCTTGTTGCGGGCCTTGCCTGCCGGGCTCCTGTTGATGCTGATGGTGCGGCAATTGCCGCCACTGAGCTGGGTGCCGAGGCTCTTGGTGCTGGGAGCGCTGAACTTCTCGATTTTCTGGAGCCTGCTGTTTGTCGCCGCCTATCGCCTGCCCGGCGGGGTTGCCGCAACGCTGGGTGCTGTGCAGCCGCTGGTGGTGTTGTTTCTGTCGGCGCTGATGCTGAAGACGCCGGTGCGCGCGGCGGCGGTTCTGGCAGCGGGGCTGAGCATTCTTGGCGTGGCGCTTCTGGTGCTGACGCCGAGTGCAGAGCTGGACGGGATCGGTGTCTTTGCGGGGCTGGCCGGGGCCATTGCGATGGCGGCGGGTGTGGTGCTGAGCCGCAAGTGGCAGCCGCCTGTATCGCTGCTGACCTTCACCGCATGGCAACTGACGGCGGGCGGTCTGTTGCTGATCCCGGTGACGCTCTGGTCCCTGCCCGCCATGCCGCAGCTGAGCGGCGAGAACCTGCTTGGGCTGGCCTATATGAGCCTGATTGGCGGCGCTGCGACTTATGTCCTGTGGTTTCGGGGCATTGCCCGGCTGGAGCCATCGGTGGTGTCGCTTCTGGGCGTGCTCAGCCCGCTGTCAGCGGTGATCCTGGGCTGGCTGATCCTTGGCGAGGTGCTGACGGCAAAGCAGGCCATTGGCGCAGGCCTTGCGCTGTTCAGCCTATGGTTGGGGCAAAGCGGCTTGCGCTGGCGGAGGCGACGGGTGGCTAGCATCTAG